In the genome of Macrobrachium nipponense isolate FS-2020 chromosome 34, ASM1510439v2, whole genome shotgun sequence, one region contains:
- the LOC135207923 gene encoding rhophilin-2-B-like isoform X2 encodes MTSIMKIYSKATKRGSDPRLQTCRGKLQNRRSKLNQEINKELMLRAGAENLYNATHSKRLKEQVALELQFVNSNLQLLKEQLAELNSSVEIYQGTTCKGVMPMIPLGLKETKEINFREPFKDFILEHYSEESDKYNEAITEFMELREAMRTPERDESGVALLFEYFNQLYFIDRRFFPPDRSLGIYFEWYDSLTGTPSCQRTVAFEKACILFNLGSLYTQLGARHDRTSANGLDAAVNNFLRAAGMFQYLHDTFTNAPSKDLSPEVLDMLIRLMLAQARECLHEKALLGHSEDMETVIELAQEAAHVAQEYAQVLKTISGPSVKDYVPVSWISMIHIKADYYRGCAHYHVAEALLTLPINLKDEGALDMRVQAALQYVHQQPQNTSTTLDITVPVNRRERTLLGLAHCRESVLVHEEAMRQHRMCRDLKKKTALTDVLHFGHETAIHLLDLYEEEEDLLNVLDPPPIAPATKIQLSLTAPDFSQHRVEDVFKLLGPVAVFSAKHQWSAPRPILLKRTPTQGFGFSVRGDAPVVIAGVDRGSLAERAGMNEGDLVVCIGTRDVKWLPHDEVVDLIRNAGNTLNLTLVTPCDKTFYKLPKSKSLKDISPHSTTSSSSGVSSSGSNGGSSNSSTTSSNSSQYGSVNSSSLSTTRARARDNEKRNSWNPFKRSRSRDKLKSDSLTDCNVILR; translated from the exons TGCAACACACAGCAAGAGACTGAAAGAACAAGTCGCACTCGAATTGCAGTTTGTGAACAGCAACTTGCAGCTCTTGAAGGAACAGCTGGCCGAGCTCAACAGCTCCGTAGAAATATACCAAGGAACTAC GTGTAAAGGTGTCATGCCCATGATCCCTTTGGGTctgaaagaaacaaaagaaatcaactTCAGAGAACCCTTCAAA gacTTTATCTTGGAGCACTACAGTGAAGAGTCAGATAAATATAATGAAGCCATCACAGAATTCATGGAGTTGAGGGAG GCCATGAGAACCCCAGAGCGTGATGAGTCTGGAGTAGCTCTTCTTTTTGAATACTTCAACCAGCTTTATTTCATCGACAGAAGGTTCTTCCCTCCCGACAGGTCGCTTGGAATATATTTTGAATG GTATGACTCTCTCACTGGAACTCCAAGTTGTCAGAGGACTGTTGCTTTCGAGAAAGCTTGCATTCTCTTTAACCTGGGATCTTTGTACACCCAACTGGGAGCGCGTCATGATAGAACTTCAGCCAACGGATTAGATGCTGCCGTCAACAATTTTCTGAGAGCTGCTGGGATGTTCCAGTACCTACATGACACATTTACAAATGCGCCATCAAAAGATCTTAGTCCAGAAGTACTTGATATGTTAATAAGATTAATGCTG GCTCAAGCACGCGAATGTCTTCACGAGAAAGCCTTATTGGGCCACAGTGAGGACATGGAGACTGTCATTGAACTGGCACAAGAGGCTGCACATGTTGCTCAAGAATATGCGCAG GTTTTGAAAACAATATCTGGTCCTTCTGTAAAAGACTATGTGCCAGTTTCTTGGATAAGTATGATTCACATAAAAGCAGACTACTACAGGGGTTGTGCCCACTACCATGTAGCAGAAGCATTGCTCACCCTACCGATAAATTTAAAAGATGAAGGAGCCCTTGACATGCGTGTCCAGGCTGCTTTACAGTATGTCCATCAACAACCACAAAATACAAGTACAACTTTAGACATAACTGTCCCTGTGAATCGACGCGAACGTACCCTTCTCG GTCTGGCTCATTGTCGTGAGTCGGTTTTAGTCCATGAGGAGGCAATGCGACAACATAGAATGTGTCGAGACCTGAAAAAGAAGACAGCATTAACCGATGTATTACACTTTGGCCATGAGACTGCTATTCATCTTTTAGACCTatatgaagaagaggaggatcTGTTGAATGTATTAGATCCACCACCAATTGCTC CTGCTACAAAAATACAGCTTTCTCTAACTGCTCCGGACTTTTCACAACACCGCGTGGAGGATGTTTTCAAGTTGCTAGGACCTGTAGCTGTGTTTTCAGCTAAACATCAGTGGTCAGCACCTCGTCCAATCTTGCTTAAACGAACTCCTACTCAAGGATTTGGATTTTCTGTGAGAGGAGATGCACCAGTTGTCATTGCTGGAGTAGACAGAGGCAGCTTAGCAGAG AGAGCTGGTATGAATGAAGGGGATTTAGTGGTTTGCATTGGAACCAGAGATGTGAAGTGGTTACCTCATGATGAGGTGGTTGACCTTATTCGCAATGCTGGTAACACACTTAATCTTACCCTTGTTACTCCGTGCGACAAAACATTCTACAAATTACCGAAG AGCAAAAGTTTGAAGGATATCTCACCACATtccactactagtagtagtagtggagtCAGTAGTAGTGGCAGTAATGGTGGTAGTAGTAACAGCAGTACCACAAGCAGTAACAGCAGTCAGTATGGGTCAGTAAACAGCTCTTCTTTATCGACTACTAGAGCGCGAGCCAGAGATAACGAGAAACGGAACAGTTGGAATCCCTTCAAGCGGTCCAGGTCACGGGATAAATTAAAGTCAGATTCCTTAACTGACTGCAATGTTATCTTGCGATAG